Proteins encoded by one window of Nasonia vitripennis strain AsymCx chromosome 5, Nvit_psr_1.1, whole genome shotgun sequence:
- the LOC100119499 gene encoding probable nuclear hormone receptor HR3 isoform X4, with amino-acid sequence MTSMENNLSAYCGPQASPWGADSTSISSSSTRGSQHSDDRRIQANSIRAQIEIIPCKVCGDKSSGVHYGVITCEGCKGFFRRSQSSVVNYQCPRNKNCVVDRVNRNRCQYCRLQKCLRLGMSRDAVKFGRMSKKQREKVEDEVRFHRAQMRAASETAPDSSVFEHQTPSSSDQHHSYNGGMTPRIIAERILGSGLKGLNYTYSGSEYASPGPGTESSGYYSAAMTNYNDLSTNYVDSTTAYDPRPTQSQVDAVAPDTPSVNAAGVLPGVVNNGKSLGATTTGSATAGGDGGGGGGGTGNSSTRSTTGSLSGGGIVAVKQETTTTTQVEIASLGAAGHGSYTLVDSTTFLSQQQQQQQQQQQQQQQQQGNRSGPAVQSNAAPPQSPDDEEIPSMSSLARYSAEVSEMLSRAISDAYTRTCLMPIEQIQESFRKAPTQDLAKILFYKDMPQEQLWLDCAKNLTAVIQVIIEFAKMVPGFMKLTQDDQIVLLKASSFELAVLRMSRYYDLQTGCVLYGESMLPQDAFFTQDTAELKLVTCLFELAKSIAELKLTETELALYSAAVLLNPDRQALRGHGEVRRIYEAVLRALRSELDRTHVSPLKGDVTVCDALVAKMPQLRDVTHLHMEALAKFKRSQPHLEFPALHKELFSVDS; translated from the exons ATGACGTCAATGGAGAACAACCTGTCGGCCTACTGCGGCCCGCAGGCTTCGCCTTGGGGTGCTGACAGTACCAGCATCTCGTCCTCGTCCACGAGAGGCTCTCAGCATTCGGATGACCGGAGGATACAGGCCAACTCGATACGAG CCCAGATCGAAATAATCCCGTGCAAGGTTTGTGGTGACAAGAGCAGCGGCGTCCACTATGGGGTCATAACGTGCGAGGGCTGCAAAGGTTTCTTCAGGCGGTCGCAGTCCTCGGTGGTGAATTACCAGTGCCCGAGGAATAAGAACTGCGTCGTCGATCGGGTCAACAGGAACCGGTGTCAGTACTGCCGGTTACAAAAGTGCCTAAGGCTTGGCATGTCCAGAGATG CCGTTAAATTTGGACGAATGTCAAAGAAGCAGAGGGAAAAGGTCGAGGACGAGGTGAGGTTTCACAGGGCGCAGATGAGAGCGGCCTCGGAGACGGCGCCCGACAGCAGCGTCTTCGAGCACCAGACGCCCAGCAGCTCGGATCAGCATCACTCCTACAACGGAGG GATGACTCCGAGAATCATCGCTGAGCGGATTCTAGGCAGTGGACTTAAAGGGCTGAA TTACACGTACAGCGGCAGCGAGTACGCTTCACCGGGGCCCGGCACCGAGAGCAGCGGCTACTACTCGGCAGCGATGACCAACTACAACGACCTGAGCACCAACTACGTCGACAGCACGACGGCCTACGACCCGAGGCCGACGCAGTCGCAGGTCGACGCCGTCGCGCCGGACACGCCGTCCGTCAACGCGGCTGGTGTACTGCCCGGCGTCGTCAACAACG GCAAATCGTTAGGCGCGACGACGACCGGCTCGGCAACGGCTGGAGGCGACGGTGGTGGCGGTGGTGGTGGAACCGGTAACTCGAGCACTAGGAGCACGACTGGCTCACTGAGCGGGGGCGGAATAGTGGCCGTCAAGCAGGAGACGACGACCACGACGCAGGTCGAAATCGCGAGTCTCGGCGCCGCCGGACACGGCTCCTACACCCTCGTCGACTCGACGACTTTCCTCAgtcagcagcaacagcaacagcagcagcagcaacagcagcaacaacaacagcagggCAACAGGTCCGGCCCGGCGGTTCAGAGCAATGCAGCTCCGCCCCAGAGCCCGGACGACGAAGAGATTCCCAGTATGTCCTCCCTTGCGAGAT ATTCCGCAGAAGTCAGCGAAATGCTGTCGAGGGCGATATCCGACGCTTACACCAGGACGTGTCTGATGCCGATCGAGCAGATCCAGGAATCGTTCCGGAAGGCCCCGACCCAGGATCTCGCGAAAATTCTCTTCTACAAGGACATGCCACAGGAGCAGCTCTGGCTGGACTGCGCGAAAAACCTGACGGCGGTCATTCAGGTGATCATCGAGTTCGCCAAGATGGTCCCGGGCTTCATGAAGCTCACCCAAGATGACCAGATCGTTCTTCTCAAAGCCA GTTCCTTCGAGTTGGCAGTGCTACGCATGAGCAGGTACTACGACCTGCAGACGGGCTGTGTCCTCTACGGGGAGTCGATGCTGCCGCAGGACGCGTTCTTCACGCAGGACACGGCTGAGCTGAAGCTCGTCACCTGCCTGTTCGAGCTAGCCAAGAGCATCGCCGAGCTCAAGCTCACCGAGACCGAGCTCGCGCTCTACAGTGCCGCTGTACTTCTCAATCCCG ATCGACAAGCACTGAGGGGCCACGGAGAGGTGCGAAGGATCTACGAGGCGGTGCTGCGCGCGCTGCGCTCCGAGCTCGACCGCACTCACGTATCGCCGCTGAAGGGCGACGTGACGGTCTGCGACGCGTTGGTCGCCAAGATGCCTCAGCTGAGGGACGTAACCCACTTGCACATGGAAGCGCTAGCCAAGTTCAAGCGGTCCCAGCCCCACCTCGAATTCCCGGCACTCCACAAAGAGCTGTTCAGCGTCGACAGCTGA
- the LOC100119499 gene encoding probable nuclear hormone receptor HR3 isoform X7: protein MTSMENNLSAYCGPQASPWGADSTSISSSSTRGSQHSDDRRIQANSIRAQIEIIPCKVCGDKSSGVHYGVITCEGCKGFFRRSQSSVVNYQCPRNKNCVVDRVNRNRCQYCRLQKCLRLGMSRDAVKFGRMSKKQREKVEDEVRFHRAQMRAASETAPDSSVFEHQTPSSSDQHHSYNGGYTYSGSEYASPGPGTESSGYYSAAMTNYNDLSTNYVDSTTAYDPRPTQSQVDAVAPDTPSVNAAGVLPGVVNNGKSLGATTTGSATAGGDGGGGGGGTGNSSTRSTTGSLSGGGIVAVKQETTTTTQVEIASLGAAGHGSYTLVDSTTFLSQQQQQQQQQQQQQQQQQGNRSGPAVQSNAAPPQSPDDEEIPSMSSLARYSAEVSEMLSRAISDAYTRTCLMPIEQIQESFRKAPTQDLAKILFYKDMPQEQLWLDCAKNLTAVIQVIIEFAKMVPGFMKLTQDDQIVLLKASSFELAVLRMSRYYDLQTGCVLYGESMLPQDAFFTQDTAELKLVTCLFELAKSIAELKLTETELALYSAAVLLNPDRQALRGHGEVRRIYEAVLRALRSELDRTHVSPLKGDVTVCDALVAKMPQLRDVTHLHMEALAKFKRSQPHLEFPALHKELFSVDS, encoded by the exons ATGACGTCAATGGAGAACAACCTGTCGGCCTACTGCGGCCCGCAGGCTTCGCCTTGGGGTGCTGACAGTACCAGCATCTCGTCCTCGTCCACGAGAGGCTCTCAGCATTCGGATGACCGGAGGATACAGGCCAACTCGATACGAG CCCAGATCGAAATAATCCCGTGCAAGGTTTGTGGTGACAAGAGCAGCGGCGTCCACTATGGGGTCATAACGTGCGAGGGCTGCAAAGGTTTCTTCAGGCGGTCGCAGTCCTCGGTGGTGAATTACCAGTGCCCGAGGAATAAGAACTGCGTCGTCGATCGGGTCAACAGGAACCGGTGTCAGTACTGCCGGTTACAAAAGTGCCTAAGGCTTGGCATGTCCAGAGATG CCGTTAAATTTGGACGAATGTCAAAGAAGCAGAGGGAAAAGGTCGAGGACGAGGTGAGGTTTCACAGGGCGCAGATGAGAGCGGCCTCGGAGACGGCGCCCGACAGCAGCGTCTTCGAGCACCAGACGCCCAGCAGCTCGGATCAGCATCACTCCTACAACGGAGG TTACACGTACAGCGGCAGCGAGTACGCTTCACCGGGGCCCGGCACCGAGAGCAGCGGCTACTACTCGGCAGCGATGACCAACTACAACGACCTGAGCACCAACTACGTCGACAGCACGACGGCCTACGACCCGAGGCCGACGCAGTCGCAGGTCGACGCCGTCGCGCCGGACACGCCGTCCGTCAACGCGGCTGGTGTACTGCCCGGCGTCGTCAACAACG GCAAATCGTTAGGCGCGACGACGACCGGCTCGGCAACGGCTGGAGGCGACGGTGGTGGCGGTGGTGGTGGAACCGGTAACTCGAGCACTAGGAGCACGACTGGCTCACTGAGCGGGGGCGGAATAGTGGCCGTCAAGCAGGAGACGACGACCACGACGCAGGTCGAAATCGCGAGTCTCGGCGCCGCCGGACACGGCTCCTACACCCTCGTCGACTCGACGACTTTCCTCAgtcagcagcaacagcaacagcagcagcagcaacagcagcaacaacaacagcagggCAACAGGTCCGGCCCGGCGGTTCAGAGCAATGCAGCTCCGCCCCAGAGCCCGGACGACGAAGAGATTCCCAGTATGTCCTCCCTTGCGAGAT ATTCCGCAGAAGTCAGCGAAATGCTGTCGAGGGCGATATCCGACGCTTACACCAGGACGTGTCTGATGCCGATCGAGCAGATCCAGGAATCGTTCCGGAAGGCCCCGACCCAGGATCTCGCGAAAATTCTCTTCTACAAGGACATGCCACAGGAGCAGCTCTGGCTGGACTGCGCGAAAAACCTGACGGCGGTCATTCAGGTGATCATCGAGTTCGCCAAGATGGTCCCGGGCTTCATGAAGCTCACCCAAGATGACCAGATCGTTCTTCTCAAAGCCA GTTCCTTCGAGTTGGCAGTGCTACGCATGAGCAGGTACTACGACCTGCAGACGGGCTGTGTCCTCTACGGGGAGTCGATGCTGCCGCAGGACGCGTTCTTCACGCAGGACACGGCTGAGCTGAAGCTCGTCACCTGCCTGTTCGAGCTAGCCAAGAGCATCGCCGAGCTCAAGCTCACCGAGACCGAGCTCGCGCTCTACAGTGCCGCTGTACTTCTCAATCCCG ATCGACAAGCACTGAGGGGCCACGGAGAGGTGCGAAGGATCTACGAGGCGGTGCTGCGCGCGCTGCGCTCCGAGCTCGACCGCACTCACGTATCGCCGCTGAAGGGCGACGTGACGGTCTGCGACGCGTTGGTCGCCAAGATGCCTCAGCTGAGGGACGTAACCCACTTGCACATGGAAGCGCTAGCCAAGTTCAAGCGGTCCCAGCCCCACCTCGAATTCCCGGCACTCCACAAAGAGCTGTTCAGCGTCGACAGCTGA
- the LOC100119499 gene encoding probable nuclear hormone receptor HR3 isoform X9 gives MPSTIRAQIEIIPCKVCGDKSSGVHYGVITCEGCKGFFRRSQSSVVNYQCPRNKNCVVDRVNRNRCQYCRLQKCLRLGMSRDAVKFGRMSKKQREKVEDEVRFHRAQMRAASETAPDSSVFEHQTPSSSDQHHSYNGGMTPRIIAERILGSGLKGLNYTYSGSEYASPGPGTESSGYYSAAMTNYNDLSTNYVDSTTAYDPRPTQSQVDAVAPDTPSVNAAGVLPGVVNNGKSLGATTTGSATAGGDGGGGGGGTGNSSTRSTTGSLSGGGIVAVKQETTTTTQVEIASLGAAGHGSYTLVDSTTFLSQQQQQQQQQQQQQQQQQGNRSGPAVQSNAAPPQSPDDEEIPSMSSLARYSAEVSEMLSRAISDAYTRTCLMPIEQIQESFRKAPTQDLAKILFYKDMPQEQLWLDCAKNLTAVIQVIIEFAKMVPGFMKLTQDDQIVLLKASSFELAVLRMSRYYDLQTGCVLYGESMLPQDAFFTQDTAELKLVTCLFELAKSIAELKLTETELALYSAAVLLNPDRQALRGHGEVRRIYEAVLRALRSELDRTHVSPLKGDVTVCDALVAKMPQLRDVTHLHMEALAKFKRSQPHLEFPALHKELFSVDS, from the exons CCCAGATCGAAATAATCCCGTGCAAGGTTTGTGGTGACAAGAGCAGCGGCGTCCACTATGGGGTCATAACGTGCGAGGGCTGCAAAGGTTTCTTCAGGCGGTCGCAGTCCTCGGTGGTGAATTACCAGTGCCCGAGGAATAAGAACTGCGTCGTCGATCGGGTCAACAGGAACCGGTGTCAGTACTGCCGGTTACAAAAGTGCCTAAGGCTTGGCATGTCCAGAGATG CCGTTAAATTTGGACGAATGTCAAAGAAGCAGAGGGAAAAGGTCGAGGACGAGGTGAGGTTTCACAGGGCGCAGATGAGAGCGGCCTCGGAGACGGCGCCCGACAGCAGCGTCTTCGAGCACCAGACGCCCAGCAGCTCGGATCAGCATCACTCCTACAACGGAGG GATGACTCCGAGAATCATCGCTGAGCGGATTCTAGGCAGTGGACTTAAAGGGCTGAA TTACACGTACAGCGGCAGCGAGTACGCTTCACCGGGGCCCGGCACCGAGAGCAGCGGCTACTACTCGGCAGCGATGACCAACTACAACGACCTGAGCACCAACTACGTCGACAGCACGACGGCCTACGACCCGAGGCCGACGCAGTCGCAGGTCGACGCCGTCGCGCCGGACACGCCGTCCGTCAACGCGGCTGGTGTACTGCCCGGCGTCGTCAACAACG GCAAATCGTTAGGCGCGACGACGACCGGCTCGGCAACGGCTGGAGGCGACGGTGGTGGCGGTGGTGGTGGAACCGGTAACTCGAGCACTAGGAGCACGACTGGCTCACTGAGCGGGGGCGGAATAGTGGCCGTCAAGCAGGAGACGACGACCACGACGCAGGTCGAAATCGCGAGTCTCGGCGCCGCCGGACACGGCTCCTACACCCTCGTCGACTCGACGACTTTCCTCAgtcagcagcaacagcaacagcagcagcagcaacagcagcaacaacaacagcagggCAACAGGTCCGGCCCGGCGGTTCAGAGCAATGCAGCTCCGCCCCAGAGCCCGGACGACGAAGAGATTCCCAGTATGTCCTCCCTTGCGAGAT ATTCCGCAGAAGTCAGCGAAATGCTGTCGAGGGCGATATCCGACGCTTACACCAGGACGTGTCTGATGCCGATCGAGCAGATCCAGGAATCGTTCCGGAAGGCCCCGACCCAGGATCTCGCGAAAATTCTCTTCTACAAGGACATGCCACAGGAGCAGCTCTGGCTGGACTGCGCGAAAAACCTGACGGCGGTCATTCAGGTGATCATCGAGTTCGCCAAGATGGTCCCGGGCTTCATGAAGCTCACCCAAGATGACCAGATCGTTCTTCTCAAAGCCA GTTCCTTCGAGTTGGCAGTGCTACGCATGAGCAGGTACTACGACCTGCAGACGGGCTGTGTCCTCTACGGGGAGTCGATGCTGCCGCAGGACGCGTTCTTCACGCAGGACACGGCTGAGCTGAAGCTCGTCACCTGCCTGTTCGAGCTAGCCAAGAGCATCGCCGAGCTCAAGCTCACCGAGACCGAGCTCGCGCTCTACAGTGCCGCTGTACTTCTCAATCCCG ATCGACAAGCACTGAGGGGCCACGGAGAGGTGCGAAGGATCTACGAGGCGGTGCTGCGCGCGCTGCGCTCCGAGCTCGACCGCACTCACGTATCGCCGCTGAAGGGCGACGTGACGGTCTGCGACGCGTTGGTCGCCAAGATGCCTCAGCTGAGGGACGTAACCCACTTGCACATGGAAGCGCTAGCCAAGTTCAAGCGGTCCCAGCCCCACCTCGAATTCCCGGCACTCCACAAAGAGCTGTTCAGCGTCGACAGCTGA
- the LOC100119499 gene encoding probable nuclear hormone receptor HR3 isoform X8, which produces MFEMWSAVSSKLEHSATSSGSPLPLTSHAPQTPHTSSGSIKAQIEIIPCKVCGDKSSGVHYGVITCEGCKGFFRRSQSSVVNYQCPRNKNCVVDRVNRNRCQYCRLQKCLRLGMSRDAVKFGRMSKKQREKVEDEVRFHRAQMRAASETAPDSSVFEHQTPSSSDQHHSYNGGYTYSGSEYASPGPGTESSGYYSAAMTNYNDLSTNYVDSTTAYDPRPTQSQVDAVAPDTPSVNAAGVLPGVVNNGKSLGATTTGSATAGGDGGGGGGGTGNSSTRSTTGSLSGGGIVAVKQETTTTTQVEIASLGAAGHGSYTLVDSTTFLSQQQQQQQQQQQQQQQQQGNRSGPAVQSNAAPPQSPDDEEIPSMSSLARYSAEVSEMLSRAISDAYTRTCLMPIEQIQESFRKAPTQDLAKILFYKDMPQEQLWLDCAKNLTAVIQVIIEFAKMVPGFMKLTQDDQIVLLKASSFELAVLRMSRYYDLQTGCVLYGESMLPQDAFFTQDTAELKLVTCLFELAKSIAELKLTETELALYSAAVLLNPDRQALRGHGEVRRIYEAVLRALRSELDRTHVSPLKGDVTVCDALVAKMPQLRDVTHLHMEALAKFKRSQPHLEFPALHKELFSVDS; this is translated from the exons CCCAGATCGAAATAATCCCGTGCAAGGTTTGTGGTGACAAGAGCAGCGGCGTCCACTATGGGGTCATAACGTGCGAGGGCTGCAAAGGTTTCTTCAGGCGGTCGCAGTCCTCGGTGGTGAATTACCAGTGCCCGAGGAATAAGAACTGCGTCGTCGATCGGGTCAACAGGAACCGGTGTCAGTACTGCCGGTTACAAAAGTGCCTAAGGCTTGGCATGTCCAGAGATG CCGTTAAATTTGGACGAATGTCAAAGAAGCAGAGGGAAAAGGTCGAGGACGAGGTGAGGTTTCACAGGGCGCAGATGAGAGCGGCCTCGGAGACGGCGCCCGACAGCAGCGTCTTCGAGCACCAGACGCCCAGCAGCTCGGATCAGCATCACTCCTACAACGGAGG TTACACGTACAGCGGCAGCGAGTACGCTTCACCGGGGCCCGGCACCGAGAGCAGCGGCTACTACTCGGCAGCGATGACCAACTACAACGACCTGAGCACCAACTACGTCGACAGCACGACGGCCTACGACCCGAGGCCGACGCAGTCGCAGGTCGACGCCGTCGCGCCGGACACGCCGTCCGTCAACGCGGCTGGTGTACTGCCCGGCGTCGTCAACAACG GCAAATCGTTAGGCGCGACGACGACCGGCTCGGCAACGGCTGGAGGCGACGGTGGTGGCGGTGGTGGTGGAACCGGTAACTCGAGCACTAGGAGCACGACTGGCTCACTGAGCGGGGGCGGAATAGTGGCCGTCAAGCAGGAGACGACGACCACGACGCAGGTCGAAATCGCGAGTCTCGGCGCCGCCGGACACGGCTCCTACACCCTCGTCGACTCGACGACTTTCCTCAgtcagcagcaacagcaacagcagcagcagcaacagcagcaacaacaacagcagggCAACAGGTCCGGCCCGGCGGTTCAGAGCAATGCAGCTCCGCCCCAGAGCCCGGACGACGAAGAGATTCCCAGTATGTCCTCCCTTGCGAGAT ATTCCGCAGAAGTCAGCGAAATGCTGTCGAGGGCGATATCCGACGCTTACACCAGGACGTGTCTGATGCCGATCGAGCAGATCCAGGAATCGTTCCGGAAGGCCCCGACCCAGGATCTCGCGAAAATTCTCTTCTACAAGGACATGCCACAGGAGCAGCTCTGGCTGGACTGCGCGAAAAACCTGACGGCGGTCATTCAGGTGATCATCGAGTTCGCCAAGATGGTCCCGGGCTTCATGAAGCTCACCCAAGATGACCAGATCGTTCTTCTCAAAGCCA GTTCCTTCGAGTTGGCAGTGCTACGCATGAGCAGGTACTACGACCTGCAGACGGGCTGTGTCCTCTACGGGGAGTCGATGCTGCCGCAGGACGCGTTCTTCACGCAGGACACGGCTGAGCTGAAGCTCGTCACCTGCCTGTTCGAGCTAGCCAAGAGCATCGCCGAGCTCAAGCTCACCGAGACCGAGCTCGCGCTCTACAGTGCCGCTGTACTTCTCAATCCCG ATCGACAAGCACTGAGGGGCCACGGAGAGGTGCGAAGGATCTACGAGGCGGTGCTGCGCGCGCTGCGCTCCGAGCTCGACCGCACTCACGTATCGCCGCTGAAGGGCGACGTGACGGTCTGCGACGCGTTGGTCGCCAAGATGCCTCAGCTGAGGGACGTAACCCACTTGCACATGGAAGCGCTAGCCAAGTTCAAGCGGTCCCAGCCCCACCTCGAATTCCCGGCACTCCACAAAGAGCTGTTCAGCGTCGACAGCTGA
- the LOC100119499 gene encoding probable nuclear hormone receptor HR3 isoform X6, with protein sequence MAESAGSPGATSVAANSPQQQQQTVAQPTTPQQQQQTTQTQQPPDISSSQLSSPPITGTAQIEIIPCKVCGDKSSGVHYGVITCEGCKGFFRRSQSSVVNYQCPRNKNCVVDRVNRNRCQYCRLQKCLRLGMSRDAVKFGRMSKKQREKVEDEVRFHRAQMRAASETAPDSSVFEHQTPSSSDQHHSYNGGYTYSGSEYASPGPGTESSGYYSAAMTNYNDLSTNYVDSTTAYDPRPTQSQVDAVAPDTPSVNAAGVLPGVVNNGKSLGATTTGSATAGGDGGGGGGGTGNSSTRSTTGSLSGGGIVAVKQETTTTTQVEIASLGAAGHGSYTLVDSTTFLSQQQQQQQQQQQQQQQQQGNRSGPAVQSNAAPPQSPDDEEIPSMSSLARYSAEVSEMLSRAISDAYTRTCLMPIEQIQESFRKAPTQDLAKILFYKDMPQEQLWLDCAKNLTAVIQVIIEFAKMVPGFMKLTQDDQIVLLKASSFELAVLRMSRYYDLQTGCVLYGESMLPQDAFFTQDTAELKLVTCLFELAKSIAELKLTETELALYSAAVLLNPDRQALRGHGEVRRIYEAVLRALRSELDRTHVSPLKGDVTVCDALVAKMPQLRDVTHLHMEALAKFKRSQPHLEFPALHKELFSVDS encoded by the exons CCCAGATCGAAATAATCCCGTGCAAGGTTTGTGGTGACAAGAGCAGCGGCGTCCACTATGGGGTCATAACGTGCGAGGGCTGCAAAGGTTTCTTCAGGCGGTCGCAGTCCTCGGTGGTGAATTACCAGTGCCCGAGGAATAAGAACTGCGTCGTCGATCGGGTCAACAGGAACCGGTGTCAGTACTGCCGGTTACAAAAGTGCCTAAGGCTTGGCATGTCCAGAGATG CCGTTAAATTTGGACGAATGTCAAAGAAGCAGAGGGAAAAGGTCGAGGACGAGGTGAGGTTTCACAGGGCGCAGATGAGAGCGGCCTCGGAGACGGCGCCCGACAGCAGCGTCTTCGAGCACCAGACGCCCAGCAGCTCGGATCAGCATCACTCCTACAACGGAGG TTACACGTACAGCGGCAGCGAGTACGCTTCACCGGGGCCCGGCACCGAGAGCAGCGGCTACTACTCGGCAGCGATGACCAACTACAACGACCTGAGCACCAACTACGTCGACAGCACGACGGCCTACGACCCGAGGCCGACGCAGTCGCAGGTCGACGCCGTCGCGCCGGACACGCCGTCCGTCAACGCGGCTGGTGTACTGCCCGGCGTCGTCAACAACG GCAAATCGTTAGGCGCGACGACGACCGGCTCGGCAACGGCTGGAGGCGACGGTGGTGGCGGTGGTGGTGGAACCGGTAACTCGAGCACTAGGAGCACGACTGGCTCACTGAGCGGGGGCGGAATAGTGGCCGTCAAGCAGGAGACGACGACCACGACGCAGGTCGAAATCGCGAGTCTCGGCGCCGCCGGACACGGCTCCTACACCCTCGTCGACTCGACGACTTTCCTCAgtcagcagcaacagcaacagcagcagcagcaacagcagcaacaacaacagcagggCAACAGGTCCGGCCCGGCGGTTCAGAGCAATGCAGCTCCGCCCCAGAGCCCGGACGACGAAGAGATTCCCAGTATGTCCTCCCTTGCGAGAT ATTCCGCAGAAGTCAGCGAAATGCTGTCGAGGGCGATATCCGACGCTTACACCAGGACGTGTCTGATGCCGATCGAGCAGATCCAGGAATCGTTCCGGAAGGCCCCGACCCAGGATCTCGCGAAAATTCTCTTCTACAAGGACATGCCACAGGAGCAGCTCTGGCTGGACTGCGCGAAAAACCTGACGGCGGTCATTCAGGTGATCATCGAGTTCGCCAAGATGGTCCCGGGCTTCATGAAGCTCACCCAAGATGACCAGATCGTTCTTCTCAAAGCCA GTTCCTTCGAGTTGGCAGTGCTACGCATGAGCAGGTACTACGACCTGCAGACGGGCTGTGTCCTCTACGGGGAGTCGATGCTGCCGCAGGACGCGTTCTTCACGCAGGACACGGCTGAGCTGAAGCTCGTCACCTGCCTGTTCGAGCTAGCCAAGAGCATCGCCGAGCTCAAGCTCACCGAGACCGAGCTCGCGCTCTACAGTGCCGCTGTACTTCTCAATCCCG ATCGACAAGCACTGAGGGGCCACGGAGAGGTGCGAAGGATCTACGAGGCGGTGCTGCGCGCGCTGCGCTCCGAGCTCGACCGCACTCACGTATCGCCGCTGAAGGGCGACGTGACGGTCTGCGACGCGTTGGTCGCCAAGATGCCTCAGCTGAGGGACGTAACCCACTTGCACATGGAAGCGCTAGCCAAGTTCAAGCGGTCCCAGCCCCACCTCGAATTCCCGGCACTCCACAAAGAGCTGTTCAGCGTCGACAGCTGA